Proteins from one Dama dama isolate Ldn47 chromosome 12, ASM3311817v1, whole genome shotgun sequence genomic window:
- the PLCB2 gene encoding 1-phosphatidylinositol 4,5-bisphosphate phosphodiesterase beta-2 isoform X3 — MSLLNPVLLPPKVKAYLSQGERFIKWDDETTIASPVILRVDPKGYYLYWTYQSKEMELLDITSIRDTRFGKFAKMPKSQKLREVFNMNIPDNFLLKTLTVVSGPDMVDLTFHNFVSYKENVGKDWAEDVLALAKHPLTANASRSTFLDKILVKLKMQLNPEGKIPVKNFFQMFPADRKRVEAALSACHLPKGKNDAINPEDFPESVYKSFLMSLCPRPEIDEIFTSYHSKAKPYMTKEHLAKFINQKQRDSRLNSLLFPPARPDQVQGLIDKYEPSGINVQRGQLSPEGMVWFLCGPENSVLAQDKLLLHQDMTQPLNHYFINSSHNTYLTAGQFSGLSSAEMYRQVLLAGCRCVELDCWKGKPPDEEPIITHGFTMTTDIYFKEAIEAIAESAFKTSPYPVILSFENHVDSPRQQAKMAEYCRMMFGDMLLTEPLEKFPLKPGIPLPSPEDLRGKILIKNKKNQFSGPASSCKEPDGEAEGSSPPNAPVGEDTVWAGEEGAELEEEEVEEEEEESGNLDEEEIKKMQSDEGTAGLEVTAYEEMSSLVNYIQPTKFISFELSAQKNRSYVISSFTELKAYDLLSKSSVQFVDYNKRQMSRIYPKGTRMDSSNYMPQMFWNAGCQMVALNFQTMDLPMQQNMALFEFNGQSGYLLKHEFMRRSDKQFNPFSVDRIDVVVATTLSITARP; from the exons ATGTCTCTTCTGAACCCCGTCCTGCTGCCCCCCAAGGTGAAGGCCTATCTGAGCCAAGGGGAGCGCTTCATCAAATGGGATGAT GAAACGACGATAGCCTCTCCGGTTATCCTCCGAGTGGATCCCAAGGGCTACTACTTGTACTGGACCTATCAGAGTAAG GAGATGGAGCTTCTGGATATCACCAGCATCCGGGACACCCGCTTTGGGAAGTTTGCCAAGATGCCCAAG AGCCAGAAGCTCCGGGAAGTCTTCAACATGAACATCCCCGACAACTTCCTGCTGAAGACGCTCACAGTGGTATCCGGTCCTGACATGGTGGACCTCACCTTCCATAACTTCGTCTCCTACAAGGAGAACGTGGGcaag GACTGGGCTGAAGACGTACTGGCTCTGGCCAAGCATCCGCTGACGGCCAACGCCTCCCGCAGCACCTTCCTGGACAAGAT CCTTGTGAAGCTCAAGATGCAGCTTAACCCTGAGGGCAAGATTCCTGTGAAGAA TTTTTTCCAGATGTTCCCTGCTGACCGCAAGCGGGTGGAAGCTGCCCTCAGCGCCTGCCACCTCCCCAAAGGCAAG AACGATGCCATCAATCCCGAGGACTTCCCAGAGTCCGTGTACAAGAGCTTCCTCATGAGCCTCTGTCCTCGGCCAGAAATAGATGAGATCTTCACTTCCTA ccactccaaggccaaaccctATATGACTAAGGAGCACCTGGCCAAATTCATCAACCAGAAACAGCGCGACTCCAGGCTCAATTCCCTGCTGTTTCCGCCAGCACGTCCTGACCAAGTGCAGGGCCTCATTGACAAGTACGAGCCCAGCGGCATCAACGTGCAGCGGG GCCAGCTGTCCCCCGAGGGCATGGTGTGGTTTCTCTGCGGGCCGGAGAACAGTGTGCTGGCCCAGGACAAGCTGCTGCTGCACCAGGACATGACCCAGCCGCTCAACCATTACTTCATCAACTCCTCCCACAACACCTACCTGACAG CCGGCCAGTTCTCAGGCCTTTCCTCTGCTGAGATGTACCGCCAAGTGCTGCTGGCAGGCTGCCGCTGCGTGGAGCTGGACTGCTGGAAGGGGAAGCCCCCCGACGAGGAGCCCATCATCACCCACGGCTTCACCATGACCACAGACATCTATTTCAAG GAAGCAATCGAAGCCATTGCAGAAAGTGCCTTTAAGACCTCCCCTTATCCGGTCATCCTGTCATTTGAAAACCACGTGGACTC ACCCCGCCAACAGGCTAAGATGGCCGAGTACTGCCGGATGATGTTTGGCGATATGCTGCTCACAGAACCCCTGGAGAAGTTCCCG ctgaAACCTGGCAtccccctgcccagccctgaGGATCTCCGAGGCAAGATCCTAATCAAGAACAAGAAGAACCAGTTTTCTGGCCCTGCATCCTCCTGCAAGGAGCCGGATGGGGAGGCTGAGGGTAGCAGCCCACCCAATGCCCCTGTGGGTGAGGATACAG TGTGGGCTGGTGAGGAAGGGGctgagctggaggaggaggaggtagaagaagaagaggaggagtcgGGAAACCTGGatgaagaagagataaagaagatgcaATCAGATGAG GGCACAGCGGGCCTGGAGGTGACGGCCTACGAGGAGATGTCCAGCCTAGTCAATTACATCCAGCCCACCAAGTTCATCTCCttcgagctctctgccc AGAAGAACCGAAGTTATGTTATCTCCTCCTTCACGGAGCTCAAGGCTTACGATCTGCTCTCCAAGTCTTCAGTGCAGTTTGTGGA CTACAACAAGCGCCAGATGAGCCGCATCTACCCCAAGGGGACCCGCATGGACTCCTCCAACTACATGCCCCAGATGTTCTGGAACGCTGGTTGTCAGATGGTTGCCCTCAACTTCCAGACGATGG ACCTGCCCATGCAGCAGAACATGGCGCTTTTCGAGTTCAACGGGCAGAGTGGCTACCTCCTCAAGCATGAGTTCATGCGTCGGTCGGACAAGCAGTTCAATCCCTTCTCAGTGGACCGCATCGACGTGGTGGTAGCCACCACCCTTTCCATTACGGCAAGGCCCTGA
- the PLCB2 gene encoding 1-phosphatidylinositol 4,5-bisphosphate phosphodiesterase beta-2 isoform X2 has translation MSLLNPVLLPPKVKAYLSQGERFIKWDDETTIASPVILRVDPKGYYLYWTYQSKEMELLDITSIRDTRFGKFAKMPKSQKLREVFNMNIPDNFLLKTLTVVSGPDMVDLTFHNFVSYKENVGKDWAEDVLALAKHPLTANASRSTFLDKILVKLKMQLNPEGKIPVKNFFQMFPADRKRVEAALSACHLPKGKNDAINPEDFPESVYKSFLMSLCPRPEIDEIFTSYHSKAKPYMTKEHLAKFINQKQRDSRLNSLLFPPARPDQVQGLIDKYEPSGINVQRGQLSPEGMVWFLCGPENSVLAQDKLLLHQDMTQPLNHYFINSSHNTYLTAGQFSGLSSAEMYRQVLLAGCRCVELDCWKGKPPDEEPIITHGFTMTTDIYFKEAIEAIAESAFKTSPYPVILSFENHVDSPRQQAKMAEYCRMMFGDMLLTEPLEKFPLKPGIPLPSPEDLRGKILIKNKKNQFSGPASSCKEPDGEAEGSSPPNAPVGEDTVWAGEEGAELEEEEVEEEEEESGNLDEEEIKKMQSDEGTAGLEVTAYEEMSSLVNYIQPTKFISFELSAQKNRSYVISSFTELKAYDLLSKSSVQFVDYNKRQMSRIYPKGTRMDSSNYMPQMFWNAGCQMVALNFQTMDLPMQQNMALFEFNGQSGYLLKHEFMRRSDKQFNPFSVDRIDVVVATTLSITVISGQFLSERSVRTYVEVELFGLPGDPKRRYRTKLSPSTNSINPVWKEEPFVFEKILMPELASLRVAVMEEGNKFLGHRIIPISALNSGYHHLCLHNESNMPLTMPALFVFLEMKDYVPDTWADLTVALANPIKFFSAHDKKSVKLKEAMGGQPESPFPLGNHPANQVNGASGPTSNGSAAGAKAREEATKEAAEPQTASLEELRELKGVVKLQRRQEKELRELGRRGVRRWEELLQRGAAQLAGLGPPGAGGGGGCRGRKLGPGKGSRKKRTLPGEDTAGAASAEGPEGEDVRLRELRDSLELELLQLGEEQCECVLKLKEQHAAQQMTKMMELAREKQAAERKTLKETLETDTKEMKKKLEAKRLERIQAMMKVTTDKMAQERLKREINNSHIQEVVQVIKQMTENLERHQEKLEEKQAACLEQIQEMEKQFQQEAMTEYEAKMKGLEMEVKESVRTCLRACFPSEEEDKPERPCVVSRELCEQDTLAEQAETQESHL, from the exons ATGTCTCTTCTGAACCCCGTCCTGCTGCCCCCCAAGGTGAAGGCCTATCTGAGCCAAGGGGAGCGCTTCATCAAATGGGATGAT GAAACGACGATAGCCTCTCCGGTTATCCTCCGAGTGGATCCCAAGGGCTACTACTTGTACTGGACCTATCAGAGTAAG GAGATGGAGCTTCTGGATATCACCAGCATCCGGGACACCCGCTTTGGGAAGTTTGCCAAGATGCCCAAG AGCCAGAAGCTCCGGGAAGTCTTCAACATGAACATCCCCGACAACTTCCTGCTGAAGACGCTCACAGTGGTATCCGGTCCTGACATGGTGGACCTCACCTTCCATAACTTCGTCTCCTACAAGGAGAACGTGGGcaag GACTGGGCTGAAGACGTACTGGCTCTGGCCAAGCATCCGCTGACGGCCAACGCCTCCCGCAGCACCTTCCTGGACAAGAT CCTTGTGAAGCTCAAGATGCAGCTTAACCCTGAGGGCAAGATTCCTGTGAAGAA TTTTTTCCAGATGTTCCCTGCTGACCGCAAGCGGGTGGAAGCTGCCCTCAGCGCCTGCCACCTCCCCAAAGGCAAG AACGATGCCATCAATCCCGAGGACTTCCCAGAGTCCGTGTACAAGAGCTTCCTCATGAGCCTCTGTCCTCGGCCAGAAATAGATGAGATCTTCACTTCCTA ccactccaaggccaaaccctATATGACTAAGGAGCACCTGGCCAAATTCATCAACCAGAAACAGCGCGACTCCAGGCTCAATTCCCTGCTGTTTCCGCCAGCACGTCCTGACCAAGTGCAGGGCCTCATTGACAAGTACGAGCCCAGCGGCATCAACGTGCAGCGGG GCCAGCTGTCCCCCGAGGGCATGGTGTGGTTTCTCTGCGGGCCGGAGAACAGTGTGCTGGCCCAGGACAAGCTGCTGCTGCACCAGGACATGACCCAGCCGCTCAACCATTACTTCATCAACTCCTCCCACAACACCTACCTGACAG CCGGCCAGTTCTCAGGCCTTTCCTCTGCTGAGATGTACCGCCAAGTGCTGCTGGCAGGCTGCCGCTGCGTGGAGCTGGACTGCTGGAAGGGGAAGCCCCCCGACGAGGAGCCCATCATCACCCACGGCTTCACCATGACCACAGACATCTATTTCAAG GAAGCAATCGAAGCCATTGCAGAAAGTGCCTTTAAGACCTCCCCTTATCCGGTCATCCTGTCATTTGAAAACCACGTGGACTC ACCCCGCCAACAGGCTAAGATGGCCGAGTACTGCCGGATGATGTTTGGCGATATGCTGCTCACAGAACCCCTGGAGAAGTTCCCG ctgaAACCTGGCAtccccctgcccagccctgaGGATCTCCGAGGCAAGATCCTAATCAAGAACAAGAAGAACCAGTTTTCTGGCCCTGCATCCTCCTGCAAGGAGCCGGATGGGGAGGCTGAGGGTAGCAGCCCACCCAATGCCCCTGTGGGTGAGGATACAG TGTGGGCTGGTGAGGAAGGGGctgagctggaggaggaggaggtagaagaagaagaggaggagtcgGGAAACCTGGatgaagaagagataaagaagatgcaATCAGATGAG GGCACAGCGGGCCTGGAGGTGACGGCCTACGAGGAGATGTCCAGCCTAGTCAATTACATCCAGCCCACCAAGTTCATCTCCttcgagctctctgccc AGAAGAACCGAAGTTATGTTATCTCCTCCTTCACGGAGCTCAAGGCTTACGATCTGCTCTCCAAGTCTTCAGTGCAGTTTGTGGA CTACAACAAGCGCCAGATGAGCCGCATCTACCCCAAGGGGACCCGCATGGACTCCTCCAACTACATGCCCCAGATGTTCTGGAACGCTGGTTGTCAGATGGTTGCCCTCAACTTCCAGACGATGG ACCTGCCCATGCAGCAGAACATGGCGCTTTTCGAGTTCAACGGGCAGAGTGGCTACCTCCTCAAGCATGAGTTCATGCGTCGGTCGGACAAGCAGTTCAATCCCTTCTCAGTGGACCGCATCGACGTGGTGGTAGCCACCACCCTTTCCATTACG gtgaTCTCTGGGCAGTTCCTGTCAGAACGCAGTGTGCGCACTTATGTGGAAGTGGAGCTGTTTGGCCTTCCGGGAGATCCCAAGAGGCGCTATCGCACCAAGCTGTCACCCAGTACCAACTCCATCAATCCGGTCTGGAAGGAGGAGCCCTTTGTCTTTGAGAAG ATCTTGATGCCTGAGCTGGCTTCCCTCAGAGTTGCTGTGATGGAGGAAGGCAACAAGTTTCTTGGACACCGCATCATCCCCATCAGTGCCCTGAATTCTG GATACCACCATCTCTGTCTGCACAATGAGAGCAACATGCCGCTCACCATGCCAGCGCTCTTTGTCTTCCTGGAGATGAAGGACTATGTGCCTGACACCTGGGCAG ATCTCACGGTGGCCCTCGCTAACCCTATCAAGTTCTTCAGTGCCCATGATAAGAAGTCTGTGAAGCTCAAGGAAGCCATGGGAGGCCAGCCCGAG AGTCCCTTCCCTCTTGGGAATCACCCTGCCAACCAGGTCAATGGGGCATCGGGTCCAACAAGCAATGGGTCAGCAG CCGGGGCCAAAGCCAGGGAGGAGGCCACGAAAGAAGCTGCGG AACCGCAGACCGCCAGCCTGGAGGAGCTGCGGGAGCTGAAGGGCGTCGTGAAGCTGCAGCGGCGCCAGGAGAAGGAGCTGCGAGAACTGGGGCGGCGCGGCGTGCGGCGCTGGGAGGAGCTGCTGCAGAGGGGCGCGGCGCAGCTGGCCGGGCTCGGGCCTCCGGGCGCGGGGGGCGGCGGCGGGTGCCGGGGCCGCAAGCTCGGCCCGGGCAAGGGATCCCGCAAAAAGAG GACCCTGCCCGGCGAGGACACCGCCGGGGCGGCGTCGGCCGAAGGCCCCGAGGGCGAGGACGTGCGCCTGCGAGAGCTGAGGGACAGTCTGGAGCTGGAGCTGCTGCAGCTGGGCGAAGAGCAGTGCGAGTGTGTCCTGAAGCTCAAGGAGCAGCACGCGGCCCAG CAAATGACCAAGATGATGGAGCTGGCCAGGGAGAAACAGGCTGCAGAGCGGAAGACCCTCAAGGAGACCTTGGAGAC TGACACCAAAGAGATGAAGAAGAAGCTGGAGGCCAAGAGGCTGGAGCGGATCCAGGCCATGATGAAGGTCACCACAGACAAGATGGCTCAGGAGAG GTTGAAGAGAGAGATTAACAACTCCCACATCCAGGAGGTGGTGCAGGTGATCAAGCAG ATGACGGAGAACCTGGAGAGGCACCAGGAGAAGttggaggagaagcaggcagcctGCCTGGAACAGATCCAGGAGATGGAAAAACAG TTCCAGCAGGAGGCGATGACAGAGTACGAGGCCAAGATGAAGGGCCTGGAGATGGAAGTGAAGGAGTCAGTGAGGACCTGCCTCCGGGCCTGCTTCCCCTCTGAGGAGGAGGACAAGCCTGAGAGACCCTGTGTGGTCTCCAGGGAGCTGTGTGAGCAGGACACACTCGCAGAGCAGGCAGAGACCCAGGAGAGCCACCTCTGA
- the PLCB2 gene encoding 1-phosphatidylinositol 4,5-bisphosphate phosphodiesterase beta-2 isoform X1, with product MSLLNPVLLPPKVKAYLSQGERFIKWDDETTIASPVILRVDPKGYYLYWTYQSKEMELLDITSIRDTRFGKFAKMPKSQKLREVFNMNIPDNFLLKTLTVVSGPDMVDLTFHNFVSYKENVGKDWAEDVLALAKHPLTANASRSTFLDKILVKLKMQLNPEGKIPVKNFFQMFPADRKRVEAALSACHLPKGKNDAINPEDFPESVYKSFLMSLCPRPEIDEIFTSYHSKAKPYMTKEHLAKFINQKQRDSRLNSLLFPPARPDQVQGLIDKYEPSGINVQRGQLSPEGMVWFLCGPENSVLAQDKLLLHQDMTQPLNHYFINSSHNTYLTAGQFSGLSSAEMYRQVLLAGCRCVELDCWKGKPPDEEPIITHGFTMTTDIYFKEAIEAIAESAFKTSPYPVILSFENHVDSPRQQAKMAEYCRMMFGDMLLTEPLEKFPLKPGIPLPSPEDLRGKILIKNKKNQFSGPASSCKEPDGEAEGSSPPNAPVGEDTVWAGEEGAELEEEEVEEEEEESGNLDEEEIKKMQSDEGTAGLEVTAYEEMSSLVNYIQPTKFISFELSAQKNRSYVISSFTELKAYDLLSKSSVQFVDYNKRQMSRIYPKGTRMDSSNYMPQMFWNAGCQMVALNFQTMDLPMQQNMALFEFNGQSGYLLKHEFMRRSDKQFNPFSVDRIDVVVATTLSITVISGQFLSERSVRTYVEVELFGLPGDPKRRYRTKLSPSTNSINPVWKEEPFVFEKILMPELASLRVAVMEEGNKFLGHRIIPISALNSGYHHLCLHNESNMPLTMPALFVFLEMKDYVPDTWADLTVALANPIKFFSAHDKKSVKLKEAMGGQPESPFPLGNHPANQVNGASGPTSNGSAAAGAKAREEATKEAAEPQTASLEELRELKGVVKLQRRQEKELRELGRRGVRRWEELLQRGAAQLAGLGPPGAGGGGGCRGRKLGPGKGSRKKRTLPGEDTAGAASAEGPEGEDVRLRELRDSLELELLQLGEEQCECVLKLKEQHAAQQMTKMMELAREKQAAERKTLKETLETDTKEMKKKLEAKRLERIQAMMKVTTDKMAQERLKREINNSHIQEVVQVIKQMTENLERHQEKLEEKQAACLEQIQEMEKQFQQEAMTEYEAKMKGLEMEVKESVRTCLRACFPSEEEDKPERPCVVSRELCEQDTLAEQAETQESHL from the exons ATGTCTCTTCTGAACCCCGTCCTGCTGCCCCCCAAGGTGAAGGCCTATCTGAGCCAAGGGGAGCGCTTCATCAAATGGGATGAT GAAACGACGATAGCCTCTCCGGTTATCCTCCGAGTGGATCCCAAGGGCTACTACTTGTACTGGACCTATCAGAGTAAG GAGATGGAGCTTCTGGATATCACCAGCATCCGGGACACCCGCTTTGGGAAGTTTGCCAAGATGCCCAAG AGCCAGAAGCTCCGGGAAGTCTTCAACATGAACATCCCCGACAACTTCCTGCTGAAGACGCTCACAGTGGTATCCGGTCCTGACATGGTGGACCTCACCTTCCATAACTTCGTCTCCTACAAGGAGAACGTGGGcaag GACTGGGCTGAAGACGTACTGGCTCTGGCCAAGCATCCGCTGACGGCCAACGCCTCCCGCAGCACCTTCCTGGACAAGAT CCTTGTGAAGCTCAAGATGCAGCTTAACCCTGAGGGCAAGATTCCTGTGAAGAA TTTTTTCCAGATGTTCCCTGCTGACCGCAAGCGGGTGGAAGCTGCCCTCAGCGCCTGCCACCTCCCCAAAGGCAAG AACGATGCCATCAATCCCGAGGACTTCCCAGAGTCCGTGTACAAGAGCTTCCTCATGAGCCTCTGTCCTCGGCCAGAAATAGATGAGATCTTCACTTCCTA ccactccaaggccaaaccctATATGACTAAGGAGCACCTGGCCAAATTCATCAACCAGAAACAGCGCGACTCCAGGCTCAATTCCCTGCTGTTTCCGCCAGCACGTCCTGACCAAGTGCAGGGCCTCATTGACAAGTACGAGCCCAGCGGCATCAACGTGCAGCGGG GCCAGCTGTCCCCCGAGGGCATGGTGTGGTTTCTCTGCGGGCCGGAGAACAGTGTGCTGGCCCAGGACAAGCTGCTGCTGCACCAGGACATGACCCAGCCGCTCAACCATTACTTCATCAACTCCTCCCACAACACCTACCTGACAG CCGGCCAGTTCTCAGGCCTTTCCTCTGCTGAGATGTACCGCCAAGTGCTGCTGGCAGGCTGCCGCTGCGTGGAGCTGGACTGCTGGAAGGGGAAGCCCCCCGACGAGGAGCCCATCATCACCCACGGCTTCACCATGACCACAGACATCTATTTCAAG GAAGCAATCGAAGCCATTGCAGAAAGTGCCTTTAAGACCTCCCCTTATCCGGTCATCCTGTCATTTGAAAACCACGTGGACTC ACCCCGCCAACAGGCTAAGATGGCCGAGTACTGCCGGATGATGTTTGGCGATATGCTGCTCACAGAACCCCTGGAGAAGTTCCCG ctgaAACCTGGCAtccccctgcccagccctgaGGATCTCCGAGGCAAGATCCTAATCAAGAACAAGAAGAACCAGTTTTCTGGCCCTGCATCCTCCTGCAAGGAGCCGGATGGGGAGGCTGAGGGTAGCAGCCCACCCAATGCCCCTGTGGGTGAGGATACAG TGTGGGCTGGTGAGGAAGGGGctgagctggaggaggaggaggtagaagaagaagaggaggagtcgGGAAACCTGGatgaagaagagataaagaagatgcaATCAGATGAG GGCACAGCGGGCCTGGAGGTGACGGCCTACGAGGAGATGTCCAGCCTAGTCAATTACATCCAGCCCACCAAGTTCATCTCCttcgagctctctgccc AGAAGAACCGAAGTTATGTTATCTCCTCCTTCACGGAGCTCAAGGCTTACGATCTGCTCTCCAAGTCTTCAGTGCAGTTTGTGGA CTACAACAAGCGCCAGATGAGCCGCATCTACCCCAAGGGGACCCGCATGGACTCCTCCAACTACATGCCCCAGATGTTCTGGAACGCTGGTTGTCAGATGGTTGCCCTCAACTTCCAGACGATGG ACCTGCCCATGCAGCAGAACATGGCGCTTTTCGAGTTCAACGGGCAGAGTGGCTACCTCCTCAAGCATGAGTTCATGCGTCGGTCGGACAAGCAGTTCAATCCCTTCTCAGTGGACCGCATCGACGTGGTGGTAGCCACCACCCTTTCCATTACG gtgaTCTCTGGGCAGTTCCTGTCAGAACGCAGTGTGCGCACTTATGTGGAAGTGGAGCTGTTTGGCCTTCCGGGAGATCCCAAGAGGCGCTATCGCACCAAGCTGTCACCCAGTACCAACTCCATCAATCCGGTCTGGAAGGAGGAGCCCTTTGTCTTTGAGAAG ATCTTGATGCCTGAGCTGGCTTCCCTCAGAGTTGCTGTGATGGAGGAAGGCAACAAGTTTCTTGGACACCGCATCATCCCCATCAGTGCCCTGAATTCTG GATACCACCATCTCTGTCTGCACAATGAGAGCAACATGCCGCTCACCATGCCAGCGCTCTTTGTCTTCCTGGAGATGAAGGACTATGTGCCTGACACCTGGGCAG ATCTCACGGTGGCCCTCGCTAACCCTATCAAGTTCTTCAGTGCCCATGATAAGAAGTCTGTGAAGCTCAAGGAAGCCATGGGAGGCCAGCCCGAG AGTCCCTTCCCTCTTGGGAATCACCCTGCCAACCAGGTCAATGGGGCATCGGGTCCAACAAGCAATGGGTCAGCAG CAGCCGGGGCCAAAGCCAGGGAGGAGGCCACGAAAGAAGCTGCGG AACCGCAGACCGCCAGCCTGGAGGAGCTGCGGGAGCTGAAGGGCGTCGTGAAGCTGCAGCGGCGCCAGGAGAAGGAGCTGCGAGAACTGGGGCGGCGCGGCGTGCGGCGCTGGGAGGAGCTGCTGCAGAGGGGCGCGGCGCAGCTGGCCGGGCTCGGGCCTCCGGGCGCGGGGGGCGGCGGCGGGTGCCGGGGCCGCAAGCTCGGCCCGGGCAAGGGATCCCGCAAAAAGAG GACCCTGCCCGGCGAGGACACCGCCGGGGCGGCGTCGGCCGAAGGCCCCGAGGGCGAGGACGTGCGCCTGCGAGAGCTGAGGGACAGTCTGGAGCTGGAGCTGCTGCAGCTGGGCGAAGAGCAGTGCGAGTGTGTCCTGAAGCTCAAGGAGCAGCACGCGGCCCAG CAAATGACCAAGATGATGGAGCTGGCCAGGGAGAAACAGGCTGCAGAGCGGAAGACCCTCAAGGAGACCTTGGAGAC TGACACCAAAGAGATGAAGAAGAAGCTGGAGGCCAAGAGGCTGGAGCGGATCCAGGCCATGATGAAGGTCACCACAGACAAGATGGCTCAGGAGAG GTTGAAGAGAGAGATTAACAACTCCCACATCCAGGAGGTGGTGCAGGTGATCAAGCAG ATGACGGAGAACCTGGAGAGGCACCAGGAGAAGttggaggagaagcaggcagcctGCCTGGAACAGATCCAGGAGATGGAAAAACAG TTCCAGCAGGAGGCGATGACAGAGTACGAGGCCAAGATGAAGGGCCTGGAGATGGAAGTGAAGGAGTCAGTGAGGACCTGCCTCCGGGCCTGCTTCCCCTCTGAGGAGGAGGACAAGCCTGAGAGACCCTGTGTGGTCTCCAGGGAGCTGTGTGAGCAGGACACACTCGCAGAGCAGGCAGAGACCCAGGAGAGCCACCTCTGA